In the genome of Hymenobacter taeanensis, one region contains:
- a CDS encoding prolipoprotein diacylglyceryl transferase: MLLLLLPTSPAYYFIFYVAGFAVAGALLTWEAHRRQYVWRQWLPLLAGTMLSLILGTRLVAGSGAEWQHLFAHGEWTGPDSRSILGGILGATLALAVLRRVLGFSRNVYDAFALPLFVGLAVQGVGCLLTGCCFGTPTEALVGIRYAPHTLPFLAQAARGVLPATAAYSLPVHPAQLYQILLCLLIVRCLKCSRRRQQAPGQQFILAILLYAVGRFGLEFVRDSAGDVLGTSLWHGLKQVQWFLLLAVATLAGLWLYRGRAGHQHFAPTSLGHWQPRLVLGALLMITALLSTGWLTVPEQLVIKSLLLVSLVLEASIWLRKQTAQSPQALALPVLLGGVVMLLTSQAPAPNSRRYTTISAGGVAGTSEQYFDYPYGCSGTKAPAYTYQQKFKVGSVGLARTIPIREAGTLTFGLDLSLGRSNFYTPQDCVYVRSSYDSFNEKPFEQGLAPLYSISPYVELAHPTYFRFGLGAHIGKVAYDYVYRPGEVNPVRLQSMLDVGLLRVIYLHTSINHGLQGLGNGFSTLGLGTGFGQDRLRLVGGVALANSQANAGLLDRTEARSFPFLQAQLPLGERWTLEPFAATNFGSVQKFQLCASFRLPPSRATADSK, encoded by the coding sequence ATGCTTTTACTGTTACTGCCCACGTCACCAGCGTACTACTTCATCTTCTACGTTGCCGGTTTCGCGGTAGCAGGCGCCTTGCTCACGTGGGAAGCTCACCGGCGGCAATACGTATGGCGTCAGTGGCTTCCACTTCTTGCCGGAACGATGCTGAGCCTGATTCTCGGCACGCGCCTGGTAGCTGGCTCCGGTGCTGAATGGCAGCACCTGTTTGCGCACGGGGAGTGGACGGGCCCCGACAGCCGGTCTATTCTGGGCGGAATACTGGGCGCTACGCTGGCCCTGGCGGTGCTGCGGCGGGTACTGGGTTTTAGTCGCAATGTATATGATGCCTTTGCCCTGCCCTTGTTTGTAGGGTTAGCGGTTCAGGGCGTGGGCTGCTTGCTTACTGGGTGCTGCTTTGGCACACCCACCGAAGCACTAGTGGGAATTAGGTACGCACCGCATACTCTCCCCTTCCTGGCGCAAGCAGCCCGGGGTGTACTACCAGCCACTGCGGCGTATTCGCTGCCCGTGCACCCGGCCCAACTGTATCAAATTCTGCTTTGCTTGCTGATAGTGAGGTGCCTGAAGTGCAGCCGCCGCCGCCAGCAAGCGCCGGGGCAGCAGTTTATCTTGGCTATTCTGCTGTACGCGGTGGGCCGGTTTGGGCTGGAGTTCGTGCGAGATAGTGCCGGCGATGTGCTGGGTACTTCTCTCTGGCACGGCCTGAAACAGGTGCAATGGTTCCTGCTGCTGGCAGTAGCTACGCTGGCAGGACTATGGCTCTACCGGGGCCGCGCAGGGCACCAGCATTTCGCACCAACTTCACTAGGCCACTGGCAGCCGCGGCTGGTACTAGGTGCGCTCCTGATGATTACCGCACTGCTGAGCACTGGTTGGCTGACAGTGCCCGAGCAATTGGTTATAAAGAGCCTGCTCCTGGTAAGCTTAGTACTTGAGGCTAGTATTTGGTTACGCAAGCAAACGGCTCAGTCACCGCAAGCACTAGCCTTGCCGGTATTATTAGGTGGCGTGGTTATGCTGCTAACTAGCCAGGCTCCGGCCCCGAACTCGCGGCGTTACACTACCATCAGCGCGGGTGGCGTAGCGGGCACCTCTGAGCAGTATTTCGACTACCCTTACGGCTGCTCCGGAACGAAGGCCCCCGCATACACCTATCAGCAAAAATTTAAGGTTGGCTCCGTAGGCCTTGCGCGAACAATACCTATCAGGGAAGCTGGCACGCTCACGTTTGGCTTGGATCTGAGCTTAGGGCGCAGCAATTTTTACACTCCTCAGGATTGTGTTTACGTCCGGAGTTCTTACGACTCCTTCAATGAAAAGCCTTTTGAGCAAGGACTCGCCCCGCTGTACAGCATCAGCCCATATGTAGAGCTTGCTCACCCTACTTATTTCCGGTTTGGCCTAGGCGCCCACATAGGCAAGGTGGCCTACGACTATGTGTACCGGCCTGGGGAAGTAAACCCGGTTCGGCTACAGAGTATGCTGGATGTGGGCCTGCTACGGGTTATCTATTTACATACCAGTATCAACCACGGCTTACAGGGCCTGGGCAATGGGTTCAGTACTCTTGGGCTAGGTACCGGTTTCGGGCAGGACCGCCTGCGTTTGGTTGGGGGCGTTGCTTTGGCAAACAGCCAAGCCAATGCCGGTCTACTTGACCGCACCGAGGCCCGCTCGTTCCCTTTCCTGCAGGCGCAACTACCTCTAGGGGAACGCTGGACTTTGGAGCCATTTGCAGCAACTAATTTTGGCTCCGTACAGAAGTTCCAACTGTGCGCAAGCTTCCGGTTACCTCCTAGTCGCGCCACGGCAGATAGCAAGTAA
- a CDS encoding DUF2905 domain-containing protein has protein sequence MNPQLGKTIFILGLFLVALGLFLWLGSGRLISWFGHLPGDIRIERPGFRLYAPIVSMLLVSLLVSAVLWILRRID, from the coding sequence ATGAACCCGCAACTCGGCAAAACTATCTTCATTTTAGGTCTGTTCCTCGTAGCGCTAGGCCTCTTTCTGTGGTTGGGTAGCGGACGCTTGATAAGTTGGTTCGGTCACCTGCCCGGCGACATCCGGATTGAGCGGCCGGGCTTCCGGTTGTATGCGCCTATTGTCTCTATGTTACTGGTGAGCCTGCTGGTGAGTGCCGTGCTATGGATTTTGCGACGCATAGACTAG
- a CDS encoding SusC/RagA family TonB-linked outer membrane protein — MAQQTRQVQGRVIDGTTGEGLPGVTVIVKNSTLGATTDGEGNFTLGVPEGGDVALTFSYIGYVPQTVSVGSQTKLKIALKSDQKALDEVVVIGYGQVKKSDVTGAIVSVKEEDLKKVPSANVMETLQGRLPGVDITRSSGSAGSGVNIAVRGNRSITAQNGPLFIVDGVQYNSIQDINPNDIQSMEVLKDAASTAIYGSRGANGVIIVTTKKGAAGQPRVTINSYYGITDAVYYPRVNDAAAYVAQKREANRTTGNWASPADDSKIFTPLEIQNIANGVSTNWMDKLLRQGVQQEHQIGLSGGSDKTKIYTSFDYFNEQGLFRMDDLNRYSIRFNLDQEINSKVRVGLQSQLTYFNQNRRRDPTNQANKINPLLSPYDENGNLAVFPNAGNFINPLIDEQPGNYQNNVRTTRTFTTAYASYQILPSLNLRSNLGLTLSNTRTGIYQGSNTLDRNGSVAQSAYGTDFLTNWSWENILNYNKTFGDHTISATGVTSLLTFNTESSNAQGRNQLLDYQGYYALANANQQVGINSGYVDSKLISFTGRVQYNFKSRYLLTLTGRSDGSSVLAPGNKWAFFPSAAVAWRIIEEDFMKNVTPITDLKVRASYGRAGNYDIPAYSTQSLLVRIPFAFGETSAPAYTFANRIGNKELGWELSNTLNFGLDFALLQNRVSGSVDVYDTRTSNLLLNRVLPATSGYSVVTENAGKTRNRGVEVGLNARVVETDNFRWNVGATWFKNKEEITALTISGNDVSNRWFIGSPVNVFYDYEKIGIWQTSEADEAKAFGQKPGQIKVRDLNGDGRITATDDRKVLGSTVPKWSGSLNTDLSYKGFDLSLQLFARIGQMLNYEYNGFFDPQGIENSSHQNYWTPENPSNAYPRPDASLSKSTLQNSLYGTSLLYENGSYAKLRAATLGYTFPAGLASRLHMSALRVYVQGKNLYTWSHIDNYDPERGGAITTPIPRVLTAGINLGF, encoded by the coding sequence ATGGCGCAGCAAACTCGCCAGGTACAGGGACGGGTGATTGATGGAACAACGGGCGAAGGCCTGCCAGGCGTAACCGTTATCGTCAAGAACTCTACGCTAGGTGCTACCACTGATGGGGAAGGCAACTTCACGCTGGGCGTGCCAGAAGGAGGCGATGTGGCCTTGACTTTCAGCTACATAGGCTACGTGCCGCAAACGGTGAGTGTTGGCTCACAGACCAAGCTCAAGATTGCGCTTAAGTCTGACCAAAAAGCCCTCGATGAAGTAGTAGTAATCGGCTACGGGCAGGTCAAGAAGAGTGATGTTACGGGTGCCATTGTATCGGTGAAGGAAGAGGACCTCAAGAAGGTGCCCTCGGCCAACGTGATGGAAACCCTGCAGGGCAGGCTGCCCGGCGTAGATATCACCCGCAGCAGTGGCTCGGCCGGCTCAGGAGTGAATATTGCCGTGCGGGGTAACCGCTCCATCACGGCGCAGAACGGTCCGCTGTTCATTGTGGATGGCGTGCAGTACAATTCCATTCAGGACATCAACCCCAATGACATTCAGAGCATGGAAGTGCTCAAGGATGCCGCCTCCACTGCCATTTATGGCTCACGCGGCGCCAACGGGGTAATCATTGTAACCACCAAGAAGGGGGCTGCTGGTCAGCCCCGCGTAACTATAAACTCTTACTACGGCATTACCGATGCCGTGTACTACCCACGCGTAAACGACGCGGCGGCCTACGTAGCGCAGAAGCGCGAGGCTAACCGTACCACTGGCAACTGGGCCAGCCCCGCCGACGACTCAAAGATCTTTACGCCCCTGGAAATCCAGAACATTGCCAATGGCGTCAGCACCAACTGGATGGATAAGCTGCTGCGCCAGGGTGTGCAGCAGGAGCACCAGATTGGCCTCTCCGGCGGTTCCGACAAAACCAAGATCTACACTTCCTTCGATTACTTCAACGAGCAAGGCTTGTTCCGGATGGATGATCTGAACCGGTACTCTATCCGCTTCAACCTCGATCAGGAAATTAACTCCAAGGTGCGCGTAGGCCTGCAGAGCCAGCTCACCTACTTCAACCAGAACCGCCGCCGCGACCCCACCAACCAGGCCAACAAGATCAACCCGTTGTTGTCGCCGTATGATGAGAACGGCAACCTGGCTGTGTTCCCGAATGCGGGTAACTTCATCAACCCACTCATTGACGAGCAGCCGGGCAATTACCAGAACAATGTGCGCACTACCCGCACGTTCACCACGGCCTACGCCAGCTACCAGATTCTACCTAGCCTGAACCTGCGCTCCAACCTGGGCCTCACGCTATCTAATACCCGCACCGGTATCTACCAAGGGTCTAATACCCTGGACCGCAACGGCTCGGTGGCACAGTCGGCCTACGGCACAGATTTCCTGACCAACTGGAGCTGGGAGAATATCCTGAACTACAACAAGACTTTCGGTGACCATACCATTAGCGCGACGGGGGTAACCTCGCTGCTTACGTTTAACACGGAAAGCTCTAACGCCCAGGGACGCAACCAGCTGCTTGATTATCAAGGCTATTACGCCCTGGCCAACGCCAACCAGCAGGTAGGTATCAACAGCGGCTATGTAGATAGCAAGCTGATTTCCTTCACGGGCCGCGTGCAGTACAACTTCAAGAGCCGTTACCTGCTCACGCTCACGGGCCGCTCCGATGGCTCCTCCGTGCTGGCGCCCGGCAACAAGTGGGCCTTTTTCCCCTCGGCGGCCGTGGCCTGGCGCATCATTGAGGAGGACTTCATGAAGAACGTAACGCCCATCACCGACCTGAAAGTGCGGGCCAGCTACGGCCGCGCCGGCAACTATGATATTCCGGCATACTCCACGCAGTCGTTGCTGGTGCGCATTCCGTTTGCCTTCGGCGAAACATCGGCACCGGCTTACACCTTCGCTAACCGCATCGGCAACAAAGAGCTGGGCTGGGAGCTGTCGAATACTCTGAACTTCGGCCTTGACTTTGCGCTGCTGCAGAACCGCGTCTCCGGCTCGGTGGATGTGTATGATACCCGCACCAGCAACCTACTGCTGAACCGGGTGCTGCCTGCTACCTCCGGCTACTCAGTAGTGACGGAAAATGCGGGTAAGACCCGCAACCGTGGGGTAGAGGTAGGCTTAAATGCTCGAGTAGTAGAAACGGATAACTTCCGCTGGAACGTAGGGGCTACCTGGTTTAAGAACAAGGAGGAAATTACGGCCCTCACCATCTCTGGCAACGATGTAAGCAACCGCTGGTTTATCGGCTCACCGGTAAACGTGTTCTACGACTACGAAAAGATTGGTATTTGGCAGACCAGTGAGGCTGATGAGGCGAAAGCCTTCGGCCAGAAGCCTGGCCAGATCAAGGTGCGCGACCTGAACGGCGACGGCCGCATCACGGCCACCGACGACCGTAAAGTACTGGGCTCAACGGTGCCAAAGTGGAGCGGTTCCCTGAACACTGATTTGAGCTACAAAGGCTTCGATCTGTCGTTGCAGCTGTTTGCCCGCATTGGCCAGATGCTCAACTACGAGTACAACGGCTTCTTCGATCCGCAGGGCATTGAGAATAGCTCGCACCAAAACTACTGGACGCCCGAAAACCCTTCCAACGCCTATCCTCGTCCCGACGCCAGCCTCTCGAAGAGTACGCTGCAGAACTCCCTCTACGGCACCTCTCTGCTCTACGAAAACGGCTCATACGCCAAATTGCGGGCGGCCACGCTGGGCTACACGTTCCCGGCAGGCCTGGCTTCGCGCCTGCATATGTCGGCGCTGCGGGTGTACGTGCAGGGCAAAAACCTTTACACCTGGAGCCACATCGACAACTACGACCCCGAGCGGGGCGGCGCCATCACCACCCCCATCCCGCGGGTGCTGACTGCTGGTATCAACCTGGGTTTTTAA
- a CDS encoding RagB/SusD family nutrient uptake outer membrane protein, translating into MKISTQHTLKLLLTAGVLSLTLPACDKQLEEYNPSGLTAEAVYSTPAGFETLVNAAYSYNRWWYGKENGYSISEMGTDLWQRGAGDVNPDLTEYTTLQGSSAALTDLWNRLYAGVNVCNAGIGRVGQSGMTDALKKTREGELRFLRAFYYWEIVETWGGVHFTTEEATAVQNTANKTPVETFYKQIFEDLTVAVANLPTTTTDYGRVTKPAAEAFLAKMYLTRGQNREAADLAQKVISSYGYALQPKFADLWSMSNLENKEILWAVNYSKDLSLNDRVDATLYPDGHPRGGNNGHLLFLMKYDDQPGVIRDIPYGRPFNRFMPSLFYLNLFNEKIDSRYAATFQTVWLANRAVTGIAVGDTAIIASKYIIPASVKAQKKYRIWDQSAVYRPNGTISGDRIHYVTMKKFMDPTRPTIAEEQSARDAYVIRLADVYLTAAEAEFKAGNSTKAADLINVVRRRAALPGKEADMLIKPADVTLDFILDERGRELGGEQLRWFDLKRTGKLVERVKKYNPDAGASIQDYHLVRPIPQRQLDAVSNKNEFTQNPGYR; encoded by the coding sequence ATGAAAATCTCCACTCAACATACGCTTAAACTGCTGCTGACCGCCGGGGTGCTTTCGCTCACCCTACCGGCCTGCGACAAGCAGCTGGAAGAATATAACCCCTCGGGCCTCACGGCCGAAGCCGTGTACAGCACCCCTGCTGGCTTTGAGACGCTGGTAAACGCCGCCTACTCGTATAACCGTTGGTGGTACGGCAAGGAAAACGGCTACAGCATCTCAGAGATGGGCACCGACCTCTGGCAGCGCGGTGCCGGCGACGTGAATCCTGACCTAACGGAATATACTACGCTGCAGGGCAGCTCCGCCGCCCTCACCGATCTTTGGAACCGTTTGTACGCCGGTGTAAACGTCTGCAACGCTGGTATTGGCCGCGTAGGCCAGTCGGGCATGACGGATGCGCTGAAGAAGACCCGCGAAGGGGAGCTGCGCTTCCTGCGGGCCTTTTATTACTGGGAGATTGTAGAAACCTGGGGAGGCGTACACTTCACCACCGAGGAGGCCACCGCCGTGCAGAATACGGCCAACAAAACCCCGGTAGAAACCTTCTACAAGCAAATTTTTGAGGACCTGACCGTGGCAGTGGCCAACCTGCCCACCACTACCACCGACTACGGCCGCGTAACCAAGCCCGCTGCCGAAGCGTTTCTGGCGAAGATGTACCTGACCCGCGGCCAAAACCGCGAAGCCGCGGATCTGGCCCAAAAGGTAATTAGCAGCTACGGGTACGCGCTGCAGCCCAAGTTTGCCGACCTATGGTCAATGAGCAACCTGGAGAACAAGGAGATTCTGTGGGCGGTGAACTACTCCAAGGACCTCAGCCTGAACGACCGGGTAGATGCCACGCTGTATCCCGATGGCCACCCCCGCGGCGGCAATAATGGGCACTTACTCTTCCTGATGAAGTACGACGACCAGCCCGGCGTAATCCGCGACATTCCGTACGGCCGGCCGTTCAACCGCTTCATGCCTTCGCTCTTCTACCTGAACCTGTTCAATGAGAAGATAGACTCGCGTTACGCCGCCACCTTCCAGACGGTGTGGCTGGCCAACCGGGCCGTAACGGGCATTGCCGTGGGTGATACCGCCATTATAGCCAGCAAGTACATTATTCCGGCCTCGGTAAAGGCCCAGAAGAAGTATCGCATCTGGGACCAGAGTGCCGTGTACCGACCTAATGGCACCATCAGCGGCGACCGTATTCACTACGTGACCATGAAGAAGTTCATGGACCCTACCCGGCCCACCATTGCCGAGGAGCAGAGCGCCCGCGACGCCTACGTGATTCGCTTGGCTGATGTGTACTTGACGGCCGCCGAAGCCGAGTTTAAGGCTGGCAACTCCACCAAAGCCGCCGACCTAATTAACGTGGTGCGGCGCCGCGCGGCCCTGCCAGGTAAAGAGGCCGACATGCTCATAAAGCCCGCCGACGTTACCCTGGACTTTATTCTGGATGAACGCGGCCGGGAGCTAGGCGGTGAGCAACTCCGGTGGTTTGACCTGAAGCGCACCGGCAAGCTGGTAGAGCGAGTAAAGAAGTACAACCCCGATGCTGGGGCCAGCATTCAGGACTACCACCTGGTGCGGCCCATTCCGCAGCGCCAGCTTGACGCCGTGAGCAACAAGAATGAGTTCACGCAAAATCCTGGTTACAGATAG
- a CDS encoding glycosyl hydrolase family 28 protein, which yields MKQFAFLFFALLLWAFRPAEDKKVQIFLVGDSTMSDKPLDKAERGWGMYFQQYFDANVKVHNHAVNGRSTRNFRHEGRWAKVLEQVKPGDWVFIQFGHNDSKQEDTARYAAPQIAYRQNLTRYVQEARAKGANPVLITPVGRRYFDDQGKRKDDHGEYPGVVKEVAKAQKVPLIDLHETSWAMYSQLGDAGTKPLFWSYQNGANNTKLDNTHFSAYGAERVAQLVAQDVKKLNLGIASHLQPLAFNGKYTYDLPVVLQPYFRKDTFNITKYGAVADGQTLNTEAFRKAIEACSQQGGVVLVPRGLWLTGPIQLKSNVNLHVAKGALVQFSNKLSDYQLIKTNWEGEDAIRNQSPIYGYDLENIAITGEGTFDGAGDAWRMVKKEKLNAGQWQRLVKSGGVVDEKGTTWYPSAGSLKGSTLNKPWTIPAGQQPDYSKYAEFKDFLRPNMLSLQRCKQILLEGFTIQNSPAWTIHPLLCDNITLRNVTARNPWYGQNTDALDLESCRNGLVEGCTFDVGDDGICIKSGRDEEGRKRGVPTENFIIRDTKVYHAHGGFVIGSEMSGGARNLYVSNCTFMGTDVGLRFKTARGRGGVVENIFVDGVDMTDIAGEAILFDMYYAAKDPVQVNGEAYGIPEIKAEPLGEGTPQFQGFRIKNVTCKGANTGILVRGLPEMSIKDVDIENTVLECNKGMVCQEADGIRLKNVTLLSKDTKPVLEVQNSRNISFDNLRYASGAELLLRVTGDRSKAVTLRNTDTKAAKKDVEIGQKVSKKVVTVSKR from the coding sequence ATGAAACAATTTGCATTCCTGTTTTTTGCTTTGCTTCTGTGGGCTTTCCGGCCCGCGGAAGACAAGAAGGTTCAGATTTTCTTGGTCGGCGACTCCACCATGTCCGATAAACCCCTGGATAAGGCTGAGCGCGGCTGGGGCATGTATTTCCAGCAGTACTTCGATGCGAACGTGAAGGTGCATAACCACGCCGTGAACGGCCGCAGCACCCGCAACTTCCGCCATGAGGGCCGCTGGGCCAAAGTGCTGGAGCAGGTGAAGCCCGGTGACTGGGTATTCATCCAGTTCGGCCACAACGACTCAAAGCAGGAAGACACCGCCCGCTACGCCGCGCCGCAAATCGCCTACCGCCAAAACCTGACGCGTTACGTGCAGGAAGCCCGCGCTAAAGGCGCAAACCCCGTGCTCATTACACCCGTAGGCCGCCGTTACTTCGACGACCAGGGCAAGCGCAAGGACGACCACGGCGAATACCCCGGCGTGGTAAAAGAAGTGGCCAAAGCCCAAAAAGTGCCCCTGATTGACCTGCACGAAACCAGCTGGGCCATGTACAGCCAGCTCGGCGACGCGGGCACCAAGCCCCTGTTCTGGAGCTACCAAAACGGCGCCAACAACACCAAGCTCGATAACACGCACTTTTCAGCGTACGGCGCTGAGCGCGTAGCCCAGCTGGTGGCCCAGGATGTAAAGAAGCTTAACCTGGGCATTGCCTCGCATCTGCAGCCGCTGGCCTTCAACGGCAAATACACCTACGACCTGCCAGTGGTGCTGCAACCCTACTTCCGGAAGGACACCTTTAACATCACGAAGTACGGCGCCGTGGCCGATGGACAGACGCTTAATACAGAGGCTTTCCGCAAAGCCATTGAGGCCTGCAGCCAGCAGGGCGGCGTGGTGCTGGTACCGCGCGGCTTGTGGCTCACGGGCCCCATTCAGCTGAAAAGCAACGTAAACCTGCACGTAGCCAAAGGAGCGCTGGTGCAGTTCAGCAACAAGCTCTCGGATTACCAGCTGATCAAAACCAACTGGGAAGGGGAGGATGCCATCCGCAACCAGTCGCCCATTTACGGCTACGACCTCGAAAACATTGCCATTACCGGCGAAGGCACCTTCGATGGCGCCGGCGACGCGTGGCGCATGGTGAAAAAGGAAAAGCTGAACGCCGGCCAGTGGCAGCGCCTGGTAAAATCGGGCGGCGTAGTAGACGAAAAAGGCACCACCTGGTATCCGTCGGCGGGCTCCCTGAAAGGCTCCACGCTCAACAAGCCCTGGACCATTCCGGCCGGTCAGCAGCCCGACTACAGCAAGTACGCCGAGTTCAAGGATTTCCTGCGCCCCAACATGCTCAGCCTGCAGCGCTGCAAGCAAATCCTGCTCGAAGGCTTCACCATTCAGAACTCCCCGGCCTGGACGATTCACCCACTACTCTGCGACAACATCACGCTGCGCAACGTAACGGCCCGCAACCCCTGGTATGGCCAGAACACCGATGCCCTGGACCTGGAGTCGTGCCGCAATGGCTTGGTAGAGGGCTGCACGTTTGACGTGGGCGATGATGGTATCTGCATCAAGTCGGGCCGCGATGAGGAAGGCCGCAAGCGGGGCGTGCCCACTGAGAACTTCATCATCCGCGACACGAAAGTGTACCACGCCCACGGCGGCTTCGTGATTGGCTCAGAGATGTCGGGCGGGGCACGCAACCTCTATGTGAGCAACTGCACGTTTATGGGCACCGATGTAGGCCTGCGCTTCAAAACAGCCCGTGGCCGCGGTGGAGTAGTGGAAAACATCTTCGTGGACGGGGTTGACATGACCGATATTGCCGGCGAAGCCATCCTCTTCGATATGTACTACGCTGCTAAAGACCCCGTGCAGGTAAACGGAGAGGCCTACGGTATTCCCGAGATCAAGGCCGAGCCGCTGGGTGAGGGCACGCCCCAGTTCCAGGGGTTCCGCATCAAAAACGTAACCTGCAAAGGTGCCAACACCGGCATTTTGGTACGTGGCTTGCCCGAGATGAGCATCAAGGATGTAGATATCGAGAACACGGTACTGGAGTGCAACAAAGGAATGGTGTGCCAGGAGGCCGACGGTATTCGCCTCAAAAACGTAACGTTGCTCTCCAAAGACACCAAGCCCGTGCTTGAGGTGCAGAACAGCCGTAACATCAGCTTCGATAACCTACGCTACGCCTCCGGGGCAGAGCTGCTCCTGCGCGTAACCGGCGACCGGAGCAAGGCCGTAACGCTGCGCAACACCGACACCAAAGCCGCGAAGAAAGACGTGGAAATTGGTCAGAAGGTGTCGAAGAAGGTAGTAACGGTTTCTAAGCGGTAA
- a CDS encoding DUF4350 domain-containing protein gives MSLRRFFLSGLLISSLAAQAQTAPAARPMSQRMTDAFIKWHPDSIVIGNRKTARWDYEQGLMLKALQRVWERTGDARYFTYIQKDLDQFVQPDGSIRTYKLEDYNLDNLTTGHALLLLSQMSVPNQEKYQKAAQLLRKQLEGQPRTKAGGFWHKKVYPNQMWLDGLYMAEPFYAEYSKVFQQPAGFDDVAKQFALIEKNLVDAKTGLLYHGYDESKEQKWANKTTGQSPNFWDRGMGWYAMALVDVLDYFPQNHPQRAQLIKDVQRLAPVLTKYQDSKTGTWSLVVDQASRKGNYAEASGSSMFVYFLQKGVRMGYLDQKYAQAAKKGYDGLLKQFVATEQGDALAFNGTVSVGGLGGNPYRDGSFEYYLSEPLRKNDLKGVGPFILASVEMEIAAESGLGKGKTVGVDTYFNHESRKSSITGQPEPFHYTWEDRSHGGFYLWGNQFRELGANTVSVPTAPTAASLKGVDVYIIVDPDTKKETPNPNFVAPADVQALTAWVKAGGTLVLMANDTSNCEIPRFNTLAQAFGMKFRDVNLNMVKGSQFEQGQVALPAGDAVFKNAHKAYIKELAPIEVKAPATPLISQGGNVIMATAKVGKGTVFAVGDPWLYNEYTDGRKIPAEYENFLAGKDLATWLLQQSGRK, from the coding sequence ATGTCTCTCCGTCGTTTCTTCCTTTCCGGGCTGCTGATTTCGAGCTTGGCCGCGCAGGCGCAAACTGCGCCGGCTGCTAGACCCATGTCGCAGCGCATGACGGATGCCTTCATCAAGTGGCATCCTGATTCTATTGTCATTGGTAACCGCAAAACTGCTCGCTGGGATTATGAGCAAGGTCTGATGCTGAAGGCGCTTCAGCGCGTGTGGGAACGCACCGGCGATGCCCGTTACTTCACCTATATCCAGAAGGACCTCGACCAGTTTGTGCAGCCCGATGGCTCCATCCGGACCTACAAGCTGGAGGATTATAACCTCGATAACCTGACGACGGGCCACGCCTTGCTGCTGCTCAGTCAGATGTCGGTGCCTAATCAGGAGAAGTACCAGAAGGCCGCGCAACTGCTTCGCAAGCAACTGGAAGGGCAGCCCCGCACGAAAGCCGGAGGTTTCTGGCATAAGAAGGTGTACCCCAACCAAATGTGGCTAGATGGCCTCTACATGGCTGAGCCCTTCTACGCCGAGTACAGCAAGGTATTCCAGCAGCCTGCCGGCTTCGATGACGTGGCCAAGCAGTTTGCCCTCATTGAGAAGAACCTCGTGGACGCTAAGACTGGCCTACTGTACCACGGCTACGACGAAAGCAAGGAGCAGAAATGGGCCAACAAAACCACGGGCCAGTCGCCGAACTTCTGGGACCGGGGCATGGGCTGGTACGCTATGGCCCTGGTAGATGTGCTCGACTATTTCCCCCAGAATCATCCGCAGCGTGCCCAACTCATCAAGGATGTGCAGCGCCTGGCCCCGGTGCTCACGAAGTACCAGGATTCTAAGACCGGCACCTGGTCATTGGTAGTAGACCAAGCCTCGCGCAAGGGTAACTACGCCGAGGCTTCGGGTAGCAGCATGTTTGTGTATTTCCTGCAGAAGGGCGTGCGCATGGGCTACCTCGATCAGAAGTATGCGCAGGCCGCCAAGAAAGGCTATGATGGCTTACTGAAGCAATTTGTGGCAACGGAGCAAGGCGATGCGCTGGCGTTCAATGGCACGGTGAGCGTGGGTGGCCTGGGCGGTAACCCCTACCGCGATGGCAGCTTTGAGTATTACCTCTCGGAGCCATTGCGCAAGAACGATCTGAAAGGCGTAGGGCCATTTATTCTGGCCAGCGTGGAGATGGAAATTGCTGCCGAGAGTGGCCTGGGGAAAGGCAAGACGGTGGGCGTAGACACCTACTTCAACCACGAGAGCCGCAAGAGCAGCATCACGGGCCAGCCTGAGCCCTTCCATTACACCTGGGAAGACCGCTCGCACGGCGGGTTCTACCTCTGGGGCAACCAGTTCCGGGAGCTAGGCGCCAACACAGTGTCAGTACCCACAGCGCCCACAGCAGCCTCTCTCAAGGGGGTAGACGTGTACATCATCGTTGACCCCGACACCAAGAAGGAAACGCCCAACCCCAACTTTGTGGCGCCCGCCGATGTGCAGGCCCTCACGGCCTGGGTGAAAGCCGGCGGCACCCTAGTGCTCATGGCTAACGACACCAGTAACTGCGAGATTCCGCGCTTCAATACGCTGGCCCAGGCCTTCGGGATGAAGTTCCGCGATGTGAACCTGAACATGGTAAAAGGTAGCCAGTTTGAGCAGGGCCAGGTAGCGCTGCCAGCCGGTGACGCTGTGTTCAAAAATGCGCACAAAGCCTACATCAAGGAGCTGGCTCCCATTGAAGTGAAGGCGCCCGCCACGCCGCTCATCAGCCAGGGCGGCAACGTGATTATGGCAACCGCCAAAGTGGGCAAAGGCACCGTCTTCGCGGTGGGTGACCCGTGGCTGTACAACGAGTACACCGATGGCCGGAAAATCCCGGCCGAGTACGAAAACTTCCTGGCAGGGAAAGATCTCGCTACCTGGCTGCTGCAACAGTCAGGCCGCAAGTAG